From the genome of Geobacter sp. SVR, one region includes:
- the rpmB gene encoding 50S ribosomal protein L28 yields the protein MSRVCEVCGKGPAFGNNVSHANNKTRTVWYPNLQKVKAVKNGSVRSIKVCTRCIRSGHVTKAL from the coding sequence ATGTCAAGAGTTTGTGAAGTCTGCGGCAAAGGCCCCGCTTTCGGCAACAACGTCAGCCACGCCAACAATAAAACCCGTACCGTATGGTACCCCAACCTTCAGAAGGTCAAAGCGGTCAAAAACGGCAGCGTACGGTCGATCAAGGTCTGCACCCGCTGCATCCGCTCGGGACACGTTACAAAAGCTCTTTAA
- a CDS encoding YdcF family protein: MNIIKAFITLLIIALVVVAMLFIDFTYKTFSCRPRDVKADAIVVLAGGKGRVEEGVRLYREGKGTWLFFIGVDPAVRRSDLYRPRQGDPNPDGVILEKTSRNTFENALYGRDLIMGKPIRSIVLITSRYHMKRASILLRNSLPKDVAIYPYPVDTKNLKEAWWSHGGSFHLLFSEFYKYCMFRAFFLLAPGELREGVMSLDRSS, encoded by the coding sequence ATGAATATCATCAAAGCCTTTATTACATTATTGATCATAGCGCTGGTTGTCGTAGCCATGCTGTTCATCGACTTCACCTACAAGACCTTTTCCTGCCGCCCCCGGGATGTCAAGGCCGATGCGATCGTGGTGCTGGCCGGGGGCAAGGGGCGGGTCGAGGAGGGAGTGCGCCTGTACCGTGAGGGCAAGGGGACCTGGCTGTTCTTCATCGGGGTGGACCCAGCCGTGCGCCGCTCGGACCTGTACCGTCCCCGCCAGGGCGATCCGAACCCCGACGGGGTGATCCTGGAGAAAACATCCCGCAACACCTTCGAAAATGCGCTGTATGGCCGGGACCTGATCATGGGCAAGCCGATCCGTTCGATCGTGCTGATCACCTCGCGCTACCATATGAAGCGCGCCTCGATCCTGCTGCGTAACTCGCTGCCAAAGGATGTGGCCATCTATCCCTATCCGGTGGACACCAAAAACCTGAAGGAAGCCTGGTGGAGCCACGGCGGCAGCTTCCACCTCCTCTTCAGCGAATTCTACAAATACTGCATGTTCCGCGCGTTTTTCCTGCTGGCTCCCGGCGAACTGCGGGAAGGTGTCATGTCGCTGGACAGATCATCCTGA
- a CDS encoding YicC/YloC family endoribonuclease: MIRSMTGYGKGEELSERGRFTVEIRSVNHRYGEISVRMPRSFLSLENEVKKLVAAVLKRGKIDVTVQWEEAGGAVAMPQADLALARGYAELFRSLSSELGLNGDVPLNLVLAQKGVLRETAVAAAIDETEYLPQLAAAVNAAVASIDAMRAREGQALHDDLSARRRQLSASVAQISDRAPRVVEEYRQKLKLRLDQLLDGVEMDLVRLAQEVALMADRGDVTEELVRLSSHFAQFDEALSLAEPVGRKLDFLMQEMNREVNTIGSKSSDTEITTLVVAIKAEMEKMREQVQNVE, translated from the coding sequence ATGATCAGAAGCATGACCGGCTACGGCAAGGGGGAGGAACTTTCGGAGCGGGGACGCTTCACAGTGGAGATTCGCTCGGTCAATCACCGCTACGGCGAGATCTCGGTGCGCATGCCGCGCAGCTTCCTGTCGCTGGAAAACGAGGTCAAGAAGCTTGTGGCGGCGGTGCTCAAGCGCGGCAAGATCGATGTCACCGTCCAGTGGGAAGAGGCCGGCGGAGCGGTTGCCATGCCCCAGGCCGATCTGGCTCTGGCACGGGGCTACGCCGAGCTGTTCCGCAGCCTTTCCTCGGAGTTGGGCCTGAATGGTGATGTGCCGCTGAACCTGGTGCTGGCCCAGAAGGGGGTGCTCAGGGAAACCGCCGTGGCAGCCGCCATCGATGAGACCGAATACCTGCCGCAGCTCGCGGCGGCCGTCAACGCAGCCGTGGCCTCCATCGATGCCATGCGCGCCAGGGAGGGGCAGGCCCTGCACGATGATCTGTCGGCCCGGCGCAGGCAGTTGTCCGCCTCGGTGGCACAGATCAGCGACCGGGCTCCCCGGGTGGTGGAGGAGTATCGCCAGAAACTGAAGCTGCGCCTGGACCAGCTGTTGGACGGGGTCGAGATGGATCTGGTCCGGCTGGCGCAGGAGGTGGCCCTGATGGCCGACCGGGGCGACGTGACCGAGGAACTGGTACGTTTGTCCAGCCATTTTGCCCAGTTCGACGAGGCGCTGAGCCTGGCCGAGCCGGTGGGGCGCAAGCTGGATTTCCTGATGCAGGAGATGAACCGCGAGGTCAACACGATCGGTTCCAAGTCCAGCGACACCGAGATCACCACCCTGGTGGTAGCCATCAAGGCCGAGATGGAGAAGATGCGGGAACAGGTCCAGAATGTGGAATAA
- the thrC gene encoding threonine synthase, with translation MRYISTRGGIQPISFKDAVMMGLATDGGLLLPESYPRVTERQLEEWRHLSYPELALQVISPFVDDIPAHDLKELIDRSYATFNHPEVTPVVRQNGVHILELFHGPTLAFKDVALQFLGNLFEYILAERGQQLNIVGATSGDTGSAAIHGVRGKKGITIFIMHPHGKTSPVQALQMTTVTDDNVHNIAIRGTFDDCQNMVKALFNDLAFKEKYCLGAVNSINWARVLAQVVYYAYAWLRATDTGRQPVSFSVPTGNFGDIFAGYVAKRIGVPIDMLVLATNENNILTRFVNNGDYSLAEVVATASPSMDIQLASNFERYLFHLYNEDPARVRKAFDELKEKGRISFSADEMERVRSDFRSASVDQGATLETIGSFYRETGYLLDPHTAVGVRAALDLIPAGTVRVCLATAHPAKFGEAVERAIAAPAPLPPAIAALENLPTRCEIMDADLEQVRQFFVSHVS, from the coding sequence ATGCGTTACATCAGCACCCGCGGCGGCATCCAACCGATCTCCTTCAAAGACGCCGTCATGATGGGGCTGGCTACCGACGGCGGCCTGCTCCTGCCCGAATCATACCCCCGGGTAACCGAGCGGCAGTTGGAGGAGTGGCGGCACCTCTCCTATCCGGAACTGGCCCTGCAGGTGATTTCCCCCTTTGTGGACGATATCCCGGCCCATGACCTGAAAGAACTGATCGACCGCTCCTATGCCACTTTCAACCATCCGGAGGTCACACCGGTCGTGCGGCAGAACGGCGTCCACATCCTGGAGCTGTTTCACGGCCCAACCCTGGCTTTCAAGGATGTAGCGCTGCAGTTTCTCGGCAACCTGTTCGAGTACATCCTGGCCGAGCGGGGGCAGCAGCTCAACATCGTCGGCGCCACCTCGGGCGATACCGGCAGCGCCGCCATCCACGGCGTGCGCGGCAAGAAGGGCATCACCATCTTCATCATGCATCCCCATGGCAAGACCTCACCGGTCCAGGCGCTGCAGATGACCACCGTTACCGACGACAATGTCCACAACATCGCCATCCGCGGCACCTTCGACGATTGCCAGAACATGGTCAAGGCGCTCTTCAACGATCTGGCCTTCAAGGAAAAGTACTGCCTGGGAGCAGTCAATTCCATCAACTGGGCGCGCGTGCTGGCCCAGGTGGTCTACTACGCCTATGCCTGGCTGCGGGCGACCGATACCGGCCGGCAGCCGGTCTCCTTCTCGGTGCCGACCGGCAATTTCGGCGATATCTTCGCCGGATACGTAGCCAAACGGATCGGCGTGCCGATCGACATGCTGGTGCTGGCCACCAACGAGAACAACATCCTGACCCGTTTCGTCAATAACGGCGACTATTCCCTGGCCGAGGTGGTGGCCACGGCCTCCCCCTCCATGGATATCCAGCTGGCCTCCAACTTCGAGCGTTACCTGTTCCACCTGTACAACGAGGATCCGGCCAGGGTGCGGAAGGCTTTCGACGAGCTGAAGGAAAAGGGGCGGATTTCGTTTTCTGCGGACGAGATGGAACGGGTGCGTTCGGATTTCCGGTCGGCCTCGGTGGATCAAGGAGCAACGCTGGAAACGATCGGCAGCTTCTACCGCGAAACGGGCTATCTGCTCGATCCGCACACGGCGGTCGGGGTCCGGGCAGCCCTGGACCTGATACCGGCCGGCACAGTCCGGGTCTGCCTGGCCACTGCCCATCCGGCCAAATTCGGTGAAGCAGTGGAACGGGCCATCGCCGCCCCTGCCCCGCTCCCGCCGGCCATCGCGGCGCTGGAGAACCTGCCGACCCGCTGCGAGATCATGGATGCTGATCTGGAGCAGGTCCGTCAGTTTTTCGTGTCACACGTTTCCTGA
- a CDS encoding RidA family protein, giving the protein MEVISTDKAPAAIGPYSQAIKTGNLLFCSGQIPLDPATGDMVPGDVKAQAKQVMENIEALLAAAGAGFDNIVKTTIFLVDMADFAAVNEVYGSRFQDYKPARSTVAVRSLPRGALLEIEVVAAL; this is encoded by the coding sequence ATGGAAGTAATCTCGACGGACAAGGCGCCGGCTGCCATCGGCCCCTATTCTCAAGCCATCAAAACCGGAAATCTGCTGTTCTGCTCCGGTCAGATCCCGCTCGATCCGGCCACCGGCGACATGGTGCCGGGTGATGTGAAGGCCCAGGCCAAACAGGTGATGGAAAACATTGAGGCCCTGCTGGCAGCTGCCGGTGCAGGGTTCGACAATATCGTCAAAACCACCATCTTCCTGGTGGACATGGCCGACTTCGCCGCCGTGAACGAAGTCTACGGCAGCCGCTTTCAGGACTACAAGCCGGCCCGTTCGACCGTGGCGGTCAGAAGCCTGCCCCGCGGCGCACTGCTGGAGATCGAGGTGGTGGCTGCACTGTAA
- the recC gene encoding exodeoxyribonuclease V subunit gamma — MKQLKVVTSHSLSRLTAALAEDLSRSPVSVLERETVVVLNTGMARWISIELAGLRGIGAGLDFRFPNQVIDDCFRAVLPDMPPDSPFTRDAMTWSIAACLPGLLSRRGFEQVAGYMGKGHDDRRLLQFSRTMADLFDQYIIFRPEMVLAWDRGADNGWQPELWREISAGRLGRHRAALLKSFRERLSGGLAQAVGLPRRISLFGISYLPPFHLDAFALLSHCTEVTCYLQNPCGSYWGDIISQRRLAELTVREAPGSESYYDTGNPLLSSLGTMGQEFHDLLLERGFATRDLDGEDILPGDSLLDSLKRDILLLRDSGRDGVVSVRPGDRSLQVHACHGPLREMEVLYDNLLDMFDGLDRLEPRQVAVMVPDIEAYAPYIAAVFGVQSGGRPAIPFTIADRSRRHENRRAETFFRLLDLKGSRFEVNQILELLEAPPILARFDITPEELEDIRLWLRNTSVAWGYDAGQRSHLGFPHYEDFSWTAALKRLMLGYAMEPDGDRLFAGLLPCRSGEGQGALTLGKLAEFVEAVRWGAEELNHRRTPAEWAGFLTLLARRMMGGDDGEHGLKPIFDALQTLREVQTSLGFNNELSLEAVRDCLQGLLDETSGGYGFMGGRVTFCAMVPMRSIPFRVVCLAGMDDGAFPRTRRQPSFSLMSGPRRRGDRSLRDEDRYLFLEAILAAEERLCISYTGQSDRDNSLIPPSVVVAELMDYVRRGFVRQDTGQPPEILTRHRLQAFSPGYFGNGDSPALFSYSSVYRDALLARQASGCPPRRFIQGVLPDDAELLGRIELADLKRFLADPAAFFLARRLHVRPHGLLEELEEREPFTLDGLAGYRLRQELVRLELAGGDADDYYRVARAGAQLPPLEAGQAAFAKITEESRAFAAGLAPLMGNPLDPLPFEFRHDGMLLTGVLDDIRAGCHLHWRCGSMKARERLDLWVAHLILNALHPAGYPRTSLLVCSDMHLSLAPLSDAAAILADLLELYREGLRSPLRFFPQVSWLCFSEGMEKAQARWDGSDRAPQPPQSASPACAICFGDQNPLDAEFERLARRVFQPIKAVAVEEKQP; from the coding sequence ATGAAGCAACTCAAGGTCGTTACCAGCCATTCTCTCAGCCGCCTGACGGCCGCTCTGGCCGAAGATCTCTCCCGTTCGCCGGTGTCCGTACTGGAACGGGAAACCGTGGTGGTGCTGAACACCGGCATGGCGCGCTGGATCTCGATCGAGCTGGCCGGCCTCCGGGGAATCGGCGCCGGCCTTGATTTCCGGTTTCCCAACCAGGTGATCGACGACTGCTTTCGCGCCGTATTGCCGGATATGCCCCCCGATTCCCCCTTTACGCGCGATGCCATGACCTGGAGCATTGCCGCCTGCCTGCCCGGATTGCTCTCCCGGAGAGGCTTCGAGCAGGTGGCCGGCTATATGGGAAAGGGGCATGACGACCGCCGGCTGTTGCAGTTCTCCCGTACCATGGCAGACCTGTTCGATCAGTATATCATTTTTCGGCCGGAAATGGTCCTGGCCTGGGATAGAGGCGCCGATAACGGATGGCAGCCGGAGCTGTGGCGCGAAATCTCCGCCGGCCGCTTGGGCCGGCACCGGGCGGCCCTGCTGAAATCTTTCCGGGAGCGACTGTCTGGCGGTCTCGCCCAGGCCGTCGGGCTCCCCCGCCGCATCAGCCTGTTCGGCATCTCCTATCTCCCCCCGTTCCATCTGGATGCCTTTGCGCTGCTGTCGCACTGCACTGAGGTCACCTGCTACCTTCAGAACCCCTGCGGATCGTATTGGGGGGATATCATCTCCCAGCGGCGGCTGGCCGAGTTGACCGTGCGCGAGGCGCCCGGGTCCGAGTCGTACTACGACACCGGAAACCCGCTGCTCTCGTCCCTGGGAACCATGGGGCAGGAGTTCCACGACCTGCTTCTGGAGCGGGGTTTCGCAACCCGTGACCTGGACGGTGAGGATATTCTGCCGGGCGACAGCCTGCTGGACTCCCTCAAGCGCGACATTCTCCTGTTGCGTGACAGCGGACGGGACGGCGTTGTCTCCGTTCGGCCGGGGGACCGCTCCCTGCAGGTGCACGCCTGTCACGGGCCACTGCGGGAGATGGAGGTGCTCTACGACAACCTGCTGGACATGTTCGACGGGCTCGACCGGCTGGAGCCGCGCCAGGTGGCGGTGATGGTTCCCGATATCGAGGCCTACGCCCCCTACATCGCTGCGGTGTTCGGCGTGCAGTCCGGGGGGCGGCCGGCGATTCCCTTCACCATCGCCGACCGTAGCCGGCGCCACGAGAACCGGAGGGCGGAGACCTTCTTCCGCCTGCTGGATCTCAAAGGCAGCCGCTTCGAAGTCAATCAGATCCTGGAGCTGCTGGAAGCTCCCCCGATCCTAGCCCGCTTCGATATCACCCCGGAGGAGTTGGAGGATATCCGCCTCTGGCTGCGTAACACCAGCGTGGCCTGGGGATACGATGCCGGGCAGCGCTCACACCTCGGTTTTCCCCACTACGAAGATTTTAGCTGGACCGCCGCGCTGAAGCGGCTGATGCTGGGATATGCCATGGAACCGGACGGGGACCGCCTGTTCGCCGGCCTGTTGCCCTGCCGGTCGGGGGAGGGGCAGGGAGCCTTGACGCTGGGCAAGCTGGCCGAGTTTGTCGAGGCGGTGCGGTGGGGGGCGGAAGAGCTGAACCATCGGCGTACCCCGGCCGAATGGGCCGGTTTCCTGACCCTCCTGGCCCGGAGAATGATGGGGGGAGACGACGGCGAGCATGGCCTCAAGCCGATTTTCGACGCGCTGCAGACACTCCGGGAGGTCCAGACATCACTCGGATTTAACAACGAATTGAGCCTGGAGGCGGTACGCGATTGCCTGCAGGGGCTCCTGGACGAAACCTCCGGCGGGTACGGTTTTATGGGGGGGCGCGTGACCTTCTGCGCCATGGTGCCGATGCGCAGCATCCCCTTCCGGGTGGTCTGTCTGGCAGGCATGGATGACGGCGCTTTTCCCCGCACCAGGCGCCAGCCCTCCTTCAGTCTCATGTCGGGGCCGCGCCGGCGCGGCGATCGGTCACTGCGGGACGAGGACCGCTACCTGTTTCTGGAGGCGATCCTGGCGGCGGAAGAGCGGCTCTGCATCAGCTATACCGGTCAGAGCGACCGGGACAACTCGCTGATCCCCCCGTCGGTGGTGGTGGCGGAGCTGATGGATTACGTGCGGCGCGGCTTTGTCCGGCAGGATACCGGGCAGCCTCCGGAGATCCTGACCAGGCACCGCCTGCAGGCCTTCAGCCCCGGCTATTTCGGCAACGGGGACAGCCCGGCGCTGTTCAGCTATTCCAGTGTGTATCGCGATGCACTGCTGGCGCGGCAGGCATCGGGATGTCCACCGCGCCGTTTCATTCAGGGGGTATTGCCGGACGATGCCGAACTGCTGGGGCGCATCGAACTTGCCGATCTGAAGCGGTTTCTGGCCGATCCGGCCGCTTTTTTTCTCGCCCGGCGCCTGCATGTCCGTCCTCACGGACTGCTGGAAGAACTGGAAGAGCGCGAACCTTTCACCCTCGACGGCCTGGCCGGCTACCGCCTCAGACAGGAACTGGTGCGCCTGGAACTGGCTGGCGGAGATGCCGATGACTACTACCGGGTCGCCCGGGCCGGGGCGCAGTTGCCGCCGCTGGAAGCGGGACAGGCCGCCTTTGCGAAGATCACCGAGGAGAGCCGTGCCTTTGCCGCCGGTCTGGCCCCCCTCATGGGCAACCCGCTTGATCCGCTCCCCTTCGAGTTCAGGCATGACGGCATGCTGTTGACCGGGGTGCTGGACGACATCCGCGCGGGATGCCATCTGCACTGGCGCTGCGGAAGCATGAAGGCCAGGGAGCGTCTCGACCTGTGGGTAGCCCATCTGATCCTGAATGCGCTGCACCCTGCCGGTTATCCCCGCACCAGCCTGCTGGTCTGCAGCGACATGCACCTTTCGCTGGCACCACTGTCCGATGCCGCCGCCATCCTGGCCGATCTGCTGGAGCTGTACCGGGAGGGGCTGCGCAGTCCGCTCCGCTTTTTTCCACAGGTGTCGTGGCTTTGCTTCAGCGAGGGCATGGAAAAGGCGCAGGCCCGTTGGGACGGAAGCGACCGGGCTCCCCAGCCCCCTCAGTCCGCCAGCCCTGCCTGTGCAATCTGCTTCGGCGATCAGAACCCGCTGGATGCGGAGTTCGAGCGGCTTGCCCGGCGGGTCTTCCAGCCGATCAAGGCTGTGGCGGTCGAGGAGAAGCAGCCATGA
- the rpoZ gene encoding DNA-directed RNA polymerase subunit omega, translated as MARVTVEDCLDKVENRFLLVMLASKRVKQLYKGARPLVESKNNRLVVSALREIAAGKVGYELAKKHRSQ; from the coding sequence ATGGCACGTGTTACCGTAGAAGATTGCCTCGATAAAGTAGAGAACCGATTCCTCCTCGTCATGTTGGCCTCCAAGCGCGTCAAGCAGCTTTACAAGGGCGCCAGACCGCTGGTCGAGTCCAAGAACAACCGTCTGGTCGTCAGCGCGCTGCGCGAGATCGCGGCCGGCAAGGTCGGCTATGAACTGGCCAAGAAACATCGCTCCCAGTAG
- a CDS encoding bifunctional (p)ppGpp synthetase/guanosine-3',5'-bis(diphosphate) 3'-pyrophosphohydrolase, which produces MIRLNDILDKVAAYNPAADFNLIRKAYVYCAKVHQGQTRLSGEPYIIHPMEVAGLLADLRLDVPSIITGFLHDTIEDTLATSEELAEMFGDEVATLVDGVTKISKIHFKTKEESQAENFRKMLLAMAIDIRVILVKLADRLHNMRTLQFQPEPKQRTIARETMDIYAPIANRLGISWVKVELEDLSFRYLNPEIYFDLARKISMKKQEREAFVEEAKSIIASKLAMHSIQGEVSGRSKHLYSIYRKMEKRNVDFEEIYDLIALRILVNDVRECYEVLGVIHSAWKPIPGRFKDYIAMPKGNMYQSLHTTVIGPHGDRMEVQIRTQEMHRVADAGIAAHWKYKEGKGYDEKEVKRFAWLRQLLEWQQELQDSKEFMDSVKVELFPEEVYVFTPKGDVKSFPKGSTPIDFAYAVHSDIGHRCVGAKVNGKLVPLKHELKNGDIVEVITSPHHTPSKDWLKIVKSSRARNRIRTWIKTEERKRSIVLGRDICEKEFRKYSLNLQKIHKSGELKKVAAEFGFGNDEDLLAAIGYGKVTPGQVIGKLLPGEKVQERAERKESRLAAVMNKLKGRSSGAVEISGIDDVLVRFGKCCNPVPGDDIIGFITRGRGVTVHTADCQIALESDPARRVDVAWNKVKSATLPVRIRVICHDVKGILAGITLAITNCEANIASAHIQSTIDKRGENIFEVNVVDLAHLQKVMNAIMKVKGVIKVERIKQ; this is translated from the coding sequence ATGATCAGGCTCAACGACATCCTTGACAAGGTAGCGGCATACAACCCTGCGGCGGATTTCAATCTGATCCGCAAGGCGTATGTCTATTGCGCCAAGGTGCATCAGGGGCAGACCCGCCTGTCAGGGGAACCGTACATCATCCATCCCATGGAGGTGGCCGGCCTGCTGGCCGACCTGCGCCTGGACGTTCCCAGCATCATTACCGGTTTCCTGCACGACACCATCGAAGACACCCTGGCAACGTCCGAGGAGCTGGCCGAGATGTTCGGCGACGAGGTGGCTACCCTGGTGGACGGGGTCACCAAGATCAGCAAGATCCACTTCAAGACCAAGGAAGAGAGCCAGGCCGAAAACTTCCGCAAGATGCTGCTGGCCATGGCCATCGACATCCGCGTGATCCTGGTCAAACTGGCCGACCGTCTCCACAACATGCGCACCCTGCAGTTCCAGCCGGAACCCAAGCAGCGCACCATTGCCCGCGAAACCATGGACATCTACGCCCCCATCGCCAACCGGCTGGGGATCTCCTGGGTCAAGGTGGAGCTGGAGGACCTCTCTTTCCGCTATCTCAACCCCGAGATATACTTCGACCTGGCGCGCAAGATCTCGATGAAGAAGCAGGAGCGTGAGGCCTTTGTCGAGGAGGCCAAGTCGATCATCGCCTCGAAGCTGGCCATGCATTCGATCCAGGGCGAGGTTTCAGGGCGCAGCAAGCATCTCTACTCGATCTATCGCAAGATGGAAAAACGGAACGTCGATTTTGAGGAGATCTACGATCTGATCGCCCTGCGCATCCTGGTGAACGACGTGCGCGAGTGCTACGAGGTGCTGGGGGTGATCCATTCGGCCTGGAAGCCGATTCCGGGACGCTTCAAGGACTACATCGCCATGCCCAAGGGCAACATGTACCAGTCGCTGCACACGACGGTCATCGGCCCGCATGGAGACCGCATGGAGGTGCAGATCCGCACCCAGGAGATGCACCGGGTAGCGGATGCGGGCATTGCCGCGCACTGGAAGTACAAGGAGGGCAAGGGCTACGACGAGAAGGAAGTCAAGCGCTTTGCCTGGCTGCGCCAGCTTCTGGAGTGGCAGCAGGAGCTGCAGGACTCCAAGGAATTCATGGACTCGGTCAAGGTGGAGCTGTTCCCGGAGGAGGTGTATGTTTTCACTCCCAAGGGGGATGTCAAATCCTTTCCCAAGGGATCGACGCCGATCGATTTCGCCTATGCGGTCCACTCCGACATCGGCCACCGTTGCGTGGGAGCCAAGGTCAACGGCAAATTGGTGCCGCTCAAGCATGAACTCAAAAACGGCGATATCGTCGAGGTCATCACCTCCCCCCACCATACCCCCAGCAAAGACTGGCTCAAAATCGTCAAGAGTTCCCGCGCCCGCAACCGGATCCGCACCTGGATCAAGACCGAGGAGCGCAAGCGCAGCATCGTGCTGGGACGGGATATCTGCGAGAAGGAATTCCGCAAGTATTCACTGAACCTGCAGAAAATCCACAAAAGCGGGGAACTGAAAAAGGTCGCCGCCGAATTCGGGTTCGGCAACGATGAAGATCTGCTGGCCGCCATCGGCTACGGCAAGGTCACACCGGGACAGGTGATAGGCAAGCTGCTGCCGGGCGAAAAGGTCCAAGAACGGGCCGAGCGCAAGGAATCACGGCTGGCGGCGGTGATGAACAAGCTCAAGGGCAGATCATCCGGCGCGGTGGAGATCAGCGGCATAGACGACGTTCTGGTGCGTTTCGGCAAATGCTGCAATCCGGTGCCGGGTGACGACATCATCGGCTTCATTACCCGCGGCAGGGGGGTCACGGTGCATACCGCCGACTGCCAGATCGCGCTGGAAAGCGACCCGGCCCGGCGGGTGGATGTGGCCTGGAACAAGGTGAAATCGGCCACGCTGCCGGTCAGGATCCGGGTGATCTGTCACGATGTCAAAGGCATCCTGGCCGGAATTACCCTGGCGATTACCAACTGCGAGGCCAATATCGCCAGTGCCCATATCCAGAGCACCATCGACAAGCGCGGTGAGAACATCTTCGAAGTGAATGTCGTTGACCTGGCCCATCTGCAGAAGGTGATGAACGCGATCATGAAGGTCAAGGGCGTCATCAAGGTGGAGAGGATAAAGCAGTAA
- the gmk gene encoding guanylate kinase: MKREGLIMIISAPSGAGKTTLCRQLMKRFPAMQESISYTTRQPRPGEVDGQDYCFVSRAEFERMVAEDAFAEWAEVHGNLYGTALKTLEEARRNGINLVLDIDCQGALKLKEHFEGGVYIFILPPSMEELRRRLENRSSDAQEVIERRIVRAAAEIKEARWYDYIIINDRFEQAFEELSAIVLSQSRKSFRMLEQVAKLFDI; encoded by the coding sequence ATGAAACGCGAAGGTCTGATCATGATCATCTCCGCTCCTTCCGGGGCGGGCAAAACCACCCTCTGCCGCCAACTGATGAAGCGCTTTCCGGCCATGCAGGAATCCATCAGCTACACCACGCGGCAGCCGCGCCCCGGAGAGGTGGACGGCCAGGATTATTGCTTCGTGTCGCGGGCGGAATTCGAACGCATGGTTGCGGAGGATGCCTTTGCCGAGTGGGCCGAAGTGCACGGCAACCTGTACGGCACCGCCTTGAAAACCCTGGAAGAGGCGCGCAGGAACGGGATTAACCTGGTGCTGGACATCGACTGCCAGGGGGCCTTGAAATTAAAGGAACACTTCGAGGGGGGGGTCTACATCTTCATCCTGCCCCCCAGCATGGAGGAGTTGCGGCGCCGCCTGGAGAACCGCTCTTCCGACGCTCAGGAGGTGATCGAGCGCCGTATCGTGCGGGCCGCGGCCGAGATCAAGGAGGCGCGCTGGTACGACTACATCATCATCAACGACCGCTTCGAGCAGGCCTTCGAAGAGCTCTCCGCCATCGTGCTCTCCCAGAGCCGCAAGTCCTTCAGAATGCTGGAGCAGGTGGCGAAATTGTTTGATATTTAA